In Bacteroidia bacterium, the genomic window GATGATTTTTTAGACAGCCGAAAAATTTTATTGTTGAACAGTGACATAAATTTCGGACTGGCTGCGCCAAAGCAGAGCATGAAAAATTATTTTTACAAAAATGCGGATGCGGACGAACTCCTTTTTATTCACAAAGGAACAGGAAAATTAAAAACTTTTCTGGGAACAATTCCTTTTGAATACGGCGATTACCTGATTATCCCGCGTGGAATGATTTATCAAATCGAATTTGACACAACGGACAATCGCTTATTATTTGTAGAAAGTTTTTCTCCGATTTATACGCCGAATCGTTACCGCAATCCTTTCGGACAATTATTGGAGCATTCACCTTATTGCGAGCGTGATTTAAAGCTTCCGCAAGATTTAGAAACGCACGATGAAAAAGGTGATTTTATCATCAAAATAAAAAAAGAAGGAATGTTGCACGAAGTAGTTTATGCGACACATCCTTTTGATGTAGTGGGTTGGGACGGTTACAATTTCCCTTACGGATTTTCCATTCATAATTTTGAGCCGATTACTGGACGCGTGCATCAGCCGCCACCTGTTCACCAAACATTTGAGTCCAGCCATTTTGTGGTGTGTTCATTTTGTCCGCGTTTGTACGATTATCATCCGCTTTCTATTCCTGCGCCATACAATCACAGCAATATAGACAGTGACGAAGTATTGTATTATGTGGATGGAGATTTTATGAGTCGCAATAATATTAAACAAGGATATATTACTTTACATCCAAAAGGTATTACGCACGGACCAGCGCCTGGAGCGATGGAGCGCAGTATAGGACATACATCCACAAAAGAATTAGCTGTAATGGTAGATACTTTTCGACCATTGATGGTTACAAAGGAAGCGATGGGAATTGACGATGGAAAATATTATAAAAGTTGGGTAGAATAAAAATATAAAAATGAAGGTTCAAAAAAATATTTTTTCGGCACAAGCTCGTGCGATGTGGTAATGACAAGGTTCCTGACTTGGTATTCTTCATCACAAAAAAATTATTTTTACAAACATTTATTCAAAAAAAGAAATTATGGAAACACAAAACAATCATACTGAAATAGAAAAGATTTACAAAACAGCTGGAGATTTTTTACCGCTTAACGGAACCGATTACATCGAGTTTTACGTGGGAAATGCGAAGCAAGCTGCGCATTATTATAAAACTGCTTTTGGCTTTCAATCACTTGCCTACAAAGGTTTA contains:
- a CDS encoding homogentisate 1,2-dioxygenase, with protein sequence DDFLDSRKILLLNSDINFGLAAPKQSMKNYFYKNADADELLFIHKGTGKLKTFLGTIPFEYGDYLIIPRGMIYQIEFDTTDNRLLFVESFSPIYTPNRYRNPFGQLLEHSPYCERDLKLPQDLETHDEKGDFIIKIKKEGMLHEVVYATHPFDVVGWDGYNFPYGFSIHNFEPITGRVHQPPPVHQTFESSHFVVCSFCPRLYDYHPLSIPAPYNHSNIDSDEVLYYVDGDFMSRNNIKQGYITLHPKGITHGPAPGAMERSIGHTSTKELAVMVDTFRPLMVTKEAMGIDDGKYYKSWVE